Proteins encoded together in one Kitasatospora albolonga window:
- a CDS encoding SAM-dependent methyltransferase, with translation MTSSELWTRATAERYDAEEAERSSAAALGPALAFLTELAGDGRALEFAIGTGRVGVPLRERGVPVVGIELSEPMAAVLRRKVDEETLPVVIGDMATTVVPGGFTLVYLVYNTITNLLTQDEQVECFRNAARHLEPGGRFVIELGVPPLRLLPPGQVAVPFDVSERHLGFDTFDLAEQILVSHHFTRDDDGRYRRGNSRHRYAWPAELDLMARIAGLEHERRVADWDGTPFTQDSAKHISVWRKPA, from the coding sequence ATGACCAGCAGCGAACTGTGGACCCGTGCGACAGCCGAGCGCTACGACGCCGAGGAGGCCGAAAGGTCCTCCGCCGCCGCTCTCGGACCGGCTCTCGCCTTCCTCACCGAGCTCGCCGGAGACGGCCGCGCACTGGAGTTCGCCATCGGGACCGGACGCGTCGGCGTCCCCCTCCGGGAACGCGGCGTACCGGTCGTGGGCATCGAACTGTCCGAGCCCATGGCGGCGGTGCTCCGGCGCAAGGTGGACGAGGAGACGCTCCCCGTGGTCATCGGCGACATGGCCACCACCGTCGTCCCCGGCGGATTCACCCTCGTCTACCTCGTCTACAACACGATCACGAACCTGCTCACCCAGGACGAGCAGGTCGAGTGCTTCCGCAACGCCGCACGCCATCTGGAGCCCGGCGGCCGGTTCGTCATCGAGCTGGGCGTCCCGCCGCTGCGGCTGCTGCCGCCCGGTCAGGTCGCGGTGCCGTTCGACGTCTCCGAGCGGCACCTCGGCTTCGACACCTTCGACCTGGCCGAGCAGATTCTCGTCTCGCACCACTTCACCCGCGACGACGACGGCCGCTACCGCCGGGGCAACTCCCGGCACCGCTACGCCTGGCCGGCCGAGCTCGACCTGATGGCACGGATCGCCGGACTCGAACATGAACGCCGTGTCGCGGACTGGGACGGGACACCGTTCACCCAGGACTCCGCCAAGCACATCTCCGTATGGCGCAAACCGGCCTGA